The following are from one region of the Montipora foliosa isolate CH-2021 unplaced genomic scaffold, ASM3666993v2 scaffold_425, whole genome shotgun sequence genome:
- the LOC137988731 gene encoding uncharacterized protein KIAA1958-like has product MASRFEFISDEQVKEFADNLENENTKKKTLYDVKVFKEYLDACDEKREIEDITPVELQQIIKKFVLAVRKKNGEEYEPSSLRAFVQSIDRHLRKSNYGFSVLNDKEFHEVQDILKKKQKQLKSIGKGNRPNAADPLSDEDIDTFYSRKVLGIHSPRALLNTLWINNCTFFGMRPGKEQRDLCWGDLQLKTDLEGNRFIEFNIERQTKTRTGENPRNIREKKPKMYEDKSNADRCPVNTYLAYKEHRPTSMMTDESPFYLAVNNENPKPGQMWFMIKCSPLGVNSLRSMLKNMIRDSGLETDKKLVNHSTRKHLVQKLVDNDIPPNEIIQITGHKNVNSLNNYSSLSDKKQQQISAVLSNAASTSQSLSAVSIEENTKAESFLSGATSGSLFQNCQIATVNVQVYQSGRTEKSSKIRCEKKLKITVFDDSSQSQ; this is encoded by the coding sequence atggcgagcaggtttgAGTTTATCAGCGACGAACAAGTTAAAGAGTTTGCAGATAATTTggaaaacgagaacacgaagaagaaaaccTTGTACGACGTAAAAGTTTTTAAAGAATATCTTGACGCCTGTGACGAGAAAAGGGAAATTGAAGATATTACGCCTGTGGAACTGCAACAAATCATCAAAAAATTTGTTCTTGCTGTGCGAAAGAAAAATGGTGAGGAATACGAACCCTCGTCCCTGAGAGCGTTTGTCCAAAGCATCGATCGGCATCTTCGCAAAAGCAACTATGGATTCTCCGTGCTTAACGACAAGGAATTTCACGAAGTGCAAGATAttctaaagaagaaacaaaagcaGCTGAAATCCATCGGGAAAGGAAACCGGCCTAATGCAGCAGACCCGCTGTCAGATGAAGACATTGACACTTTTTACAGCCGCAAAGTCCTAggaattcactctcctagagcTCTATTAAATACCCTCTGGATTAACAACTGTACATTCTTCGGTATGAGGCCAGGAAAAGAGCAGAGAGACCTTTGCTGGGGCGATTTGCAATTAAAAACAGATTTGGAGGGAAACCGCTTCATCGAGTTTAACattgaaagacaaacaaaaacgCGTACCGGCGAAAACCCTCGAAATATCAGAGAGAAGAAACCTAAAATGTACGAAGACAAGAGTAACGCAGATCGCTGCCCCGTCAACACCTACTTGGCTTACAAAGAGCACCGACCCACAAGCATGATGACCGATGAATCTCCTTTCTATCTTGCGGTTAATAACGAAAACCCGAAACCTGGTCAAATGTGGTTCATGATCAAATGCTCTCCGCTTGGAGTCAACTCCTTGAGAAGTATGCTCAAGAACATGATAAGAGATTCGGGCCTAGAAACAGATAAAAAACTTGTAAATCACAGCACAAGAAAGCATTTGGTTCAGAAGCTGGTTGATAATGACATACCGCCAAACGAAATCATTCAGATCACTGGACATAAAAACGTTAACTCTTTAAACAACTACTCATCTTTATCCGACAAGAAGCAGCAGCAGATTTCCGCTGTGTTATCTAATGCTGCCAGTACCAGCCAAAGCTTGTCAGCCGTATCTATTGAAGAGAATACTAAGGCGGAAAGCTTTTTATCGGGTGCAACTTCGGGAAGTTTATTTCAAAATTGCCAAATCGCAACGGTAAATGTCCAAGTTTATCAGTCCGGTCGAACTGAAAAGTCTTCAAAGATTCGTTgtgaaaagaaactgaaaatcactGTATTTGATGATTCAAGTCAAagtcagtaa